One Candidatus Nitrososphaera evergladensis SR1 genomic window carries:
- a CDS encoding MIP/aquaporin family protein produces the protein MKRKDPSDAEKVIPLSKRIVAEFIGTFTLVFAAAGASVADTLSGHELGALAVVAAPGLAIAAMIYAVDKISGAYFNPAISIGFALTGHLRKRDLPFYIAVQVAAAIVASLVVAFAIAPYGHSDATGLTVPHTGWLASFVIEIVFTFILMFVAISLKEDVGYKAFGGIAIGAAITALGIMGMPVSGASMNPARSFGPALVAGNFSDQWVYWVAPIIGAVVAVLAFEMAKDNKKKAG, from the coding sequence ATGAAGCGAAAAGATCCTAGTGATGCTGAAAAGGTAATCCCGCTCTCAAAACGCATCGTGGCCGAGTTCATTGGAACTTTTACGCTGGTGTTTGCCGCGGCAGGGGCTAGCGTGGCAGACACGCTCAGCGGGCATGAACTGGGCGCGCTGGCCGTAGTCGCCGCCCCCGGCCTTGCCATTGCCGCAATGATTTATGCCGTTGACAAGATATCCGGCGCGTACTTTAACCCCGCAATATCTATTGGCTTTGCCCTTACAGGGCATCTCCGAAAACGCGATCTGCCGTTTTACATTGCAGTGCAGGTAGCCGCCGCGATAGTTGCAAGCCTTGTAGTCGCATTTGCAATTGCTCCCTACGGCCATTCGGATGCAACGGGGCTCACAGTACCTCACACAGGCTGGCTAGCATCGTTTGTCATAGAGATCGTGTTTACGTTCATTCTGATGTTTGTCGCAATCTCGCTCAAGGAGGATGTAGGGTACAAGGCGTTTGGCGGCATAGCCATAGGCGCAGCGATAACTGCGCTTGGAATAATGGGGATGCCTGTTTCCGGGGCGTCCATGAACCCTGCAAGGTCGTTTGGCCCCGCCCTGGTGGCAGGAAATTTTTCAGACCAGTGGGTTTACTGGGTAGCGCCAATCATCGGAGCAGTGGTAGCAGTGCTTGCCTTTGAAATGGCAAAGGACAACAAAAAGAAGGCAGGCTGA
- a CDS encoding DUF2171 domain-containing protein, with product MTDDVTSYVDWSELKGKEARGTQGDVDLGEVRELGRNYIVTQKGRVSREKFYIPKYLAVGYDGHTVYFNVTEAQTQRFSREAPPSYEEYAQYRVAHVPPDIETRVHVIKSRRTVDPTRESPVLDWDSIVHKNVRAADGEPVGSVVAVLGDAIHVETQGSRSQFLIPKERVQGFDGAEVRLDAPVSDLGQYARPGP from the coding sequence ATGACAGACGACGTAACCAGCTACGTAGATTGGAGCGAACTGAAAGGAAAGGAAGCAAGAGGAACGCAGGGTGATGTCGATCTGGGAGAAGTTCGGGAACTAGGCAGGAACTATATCGTGACGCAAAAGGGCAGGGTGAGCAGGGAAAAGTTCTACATCCCCAAGTACCTGGCAGTAGGATACGACGGGCACACCGTCTACTTTAACGTCACAGAGGCCCAAACGCAAAGATTCAGCCGGGAAGCCCCGCCCTCGTATGAAGAGTATGCCCAGTACAGGGTTGCCCATGTTCCTCCAGACATTGAAACCAGGGTTCACGTGATAAAGTCAAGGAGGACGGTTGATCCGACTAGGGAATCTCCTGTGCTTGACTGGGACAGCATCGTGCACAAGAACGTCCGCGCTGCTGACGGGGAGCCTGTAGGCAGCGTCGTGGCAGTCCTTGGAGACGCAATACACGTCGAAACGCAAGGGTCCAGATCCCAGTTCCTGATTCCAAAGGAAAGGGTGCAGGGGTTTGACGGTGCAGAAGTGCGTCTGGACGCTCCAGTAAGCGATCTCGGACAGTACGCGCGTCCTGGTCCTTAA
- a CDS encoding YncE family protein, with product MTSVIAVAPLHLQQQLAFASSSDAAATDSDNNSTFVGSNSQIIAATTSVRPESIAVNPNTGIVYVANWIDYLANTTGAFGASGSISVINGSSTELMSYIALDGAPLKMAVNPNTGMVYVTESRNNLVAVIDGTANKVIDTIRVGNRPAGVAVNPNTNMVYVANWNYPDGFVSVINGSTNSIVANVTLGTGASYGIAVNPNTNKVYVDSFAYSRNGSNIVSVIDGSTNKVVANVTVGALNYVVRTGVSTFPDAFRYGVDIAVNPKTNMIYTDNNYVSVIDGAVNKVVANVTLDSLPLRAISVNPETNLVYVPNSEGNIQVIDGSTNEVMGMMKLGGVISDVVFNPNTDKLFVASETSVNKASVIITDDSNIQRVPEFPAYFLTIISLAIPLAISVGYARYRKLC from the coding sequence ATGACCTCGGTTATTGCAGTAGCGCCACTTCACTTGCAACAACAATTAGCATTTGCAAGTAGCAGCGATGCCGCCGCCACCGATAGCGACAATAATAGTACGTTCGTTGGTTCCAATTCTCAAATTATTGCCGCAACTACGAGCGTGCGCCCGGAATCGATAGCAGTGAATCCAAATACTGGCATCGTGTATGTTGCCAATTGGATAGATTACCTGGCCAATACTACCGGAGCATTTGGCGCAAGTGGATCAATTTCTGTGATAAACGGTTCTAGCACCGAGCTTATGTCTTACATAGCACTGGATGGTGCCCCGCTCAAGATGGCTGTTAACCCAAATACTGGCATGGTGTATGTAACCGAATCTCGCAACAATCTGGTGGCAGTGATAGATGGAACTGCCAACAAGGTAATTGACACAATAAGGGTTGGCAACAGGCCGGCCGGCGTGGCAGTCAACCCCAATACAAACATGGTATACGTCGCAAATTGGAACTACCCTGACGGGTTTGTATCTGTGATAAATGGCTCGACAAACAGCATAGTGGCTAATGTCACGTTGGGAACGGGCGCTTCGTACGGAATAGCCGTTAACCCGAACACCAACAAGGTGTACGTGGACAGTTTTGCCTATAGCAGGAACGGCTCAAATATTGTCTCTGTGATTGATGGAAGTACGAACAAGGTAGTGGCCAACGTCACGGTTGGCGCACTCAACTATGTTGTGAGGACAGGGGTATCCACATTTCCAGATGCTTTTAGATACGGTGTCGATATAGCTGTTAATCCCAAGACCAACATGATATACACGGACAACAATTACGTTTCAGTAATAGATGGCGCGGTAAACAAGGTAGTGGCCAATGTTACTCTTGATAGCCTTCCTCTTAGGGCAATATCCGTAAATCCAGAAACAAACCTAGTTTATGTGCCAAATTCTGAAGGGAATATTCAGGTGATTGATGGTTCTACAAATGAAGTGATGGGTATGATGAAACTAGGCGGGGTGATATCCGACGTTGTCTTTAATCCAAATACGGACAAGCTTTTTGTTGCCAGCGAAACATCTGTAAATAAAGCTTCAGTCATCATAACTGACGACAGCAATATTCAAAGGGTGCCTGAATTTCCAGCGTATTTCTTGACAATAATTTCATTGGCGATTCCGTTGGCGATATCGGTTGGATATGCGCGCTACAGAAAACTTTGTTGA
- a CDS encoding threonine--tRNA ligase, which yields MRLLQLHSDFIEYEPIEKEIKSAEEIQSKAKVRLEDLVVAFVAVETGDDESVAKAAAGEIKKYMDTVKASRLLVYPYAHLSSDLAAPDVAAGVVRAVESYARESASEVHRSPFGWTKSFNIKVKGHPLAENAKAISKQAGAAEEVHLHEHDEGKESTALKNEEKLKSFWYILQPGGTLTPVGEYKFKKQDASLQTLANYEISKNRAVNQQPEHVRLMKKMAIADYEPASDVGNMRFYPKGRLMKSLIEQYVTRRVMEYGGIEVETPIMYDSKHPSMESYFNRFPARQYNIQSDNKQLFLRFAACFGQFLIAKDMNVSYKHMPFKLYELTRYSFRREKSGELVGLRRLRAFTMPDCHAFCKDLAQAKEEFRKRFELSISVLNALGLQNEDVEMAIRFTEDFWNENKDFITELINRFGRPVLAEVWKERFFYFTLKWEFNYVDGLGKASALSTDQIDVENGKRYGIEYVDEDGTKKNPIILHNSPSGAVERVMYALMEKAAKVSKTGGIPSFPLWLAHTQVRIISVAKEHLQFCDNLLAQLSANQIRADVDDRDESVGKKIRESETEWIRYTIVIGDKEVASGKLVVRDRNEGKQREMTVQELIDEVKAQTKDKPYLPLNLPRYVSVRPQIMA from the coding sequence ATGCGTCTGCTGCAACTTCATTCTGATTTTATCGAGTACGAGCCCATCGAGAAGGAGATCAAAAGCGCCGAAGAGATACAGTCAAAGGCCAAGGTGAGGCTGGAAGACCTCGTAGTCGCGTTTGTTGCAGTGGAGACCGGCGACGACGAAAGCGTAGCCAAGGCGGCGGCCGGGGAGATAAAAAAATACATGGACACTGTCAAGGCGTCAAGGCTTCTTGTCTACCCGTACGCGCACCTGAGCTCCGACCTTGCGGCACCTGATGTAGCGGCAGGCGTTGTCAGGGCGGTTGAAAGCTACGCCAGAGAATCAGCAAGTGAAGTGCACAGGTCGCCCTTTGGATGGACCAAGTCGTTTAACATAAAGGTCAAGGGCCACCCGCTGGCTGAAAACGCCAAGGCAATTTCAAAGCAGGCAGGCGCTGCAGAGGAAGTCCACCTGCACGAGCACGACGAGGGAAAAGAGTCGACGGCGCTAAAGAACGAGGAGAAGCTGAAATCATTCTGGTACATACTGCAGCCAGGCGGCACGCTGACCCCTGTAGGCGAATACAAGTTCAAAAAGCAGGATGCAAGCCTCCAGACGCTTGCAAACTATGAAATTTCAAAGAACCGCGCGGTGAACCAGCAGCCCGAGCACGTGCGCCTGATGAAAAAGATGGCCATTGCCGACTACGAGCCGGCGTCCGACGTTGGCAACATGCGCTTTTACCCAAAGGGCCGGCTGATGAAGTCGCTCATCGAGCAGTACGTGACGCGCAGGGTGATGGAGTACGGCGGCATCGAGGTTGAAACGCCAATCATGTACGATTCAAAGCATCCGTCGATGGAGAGCTACTTTAACCGCTTTCCTGCAAGGCAGTACAACATCCAGTCTGACAACAAGCAGCTGTTCCTGCGCTTTGCGGCGTGCTTTGGGCAATTCCTGATAGCAAAGGACATGAACGTATCGTACAAGCACATGCCCTTCAAGCTCTATGAACTGACGCGCTACTCCTTCAGGCGGGAAAAGTCCGGCGAGCTAGTCGGCCTGCGCCGGCTGCGCGCCTTTACGATGCCGGACTGCCACGCGTTCTGCAAGGACCTTGCGCAGGCAAAGGAAGAGTTCCGCAAGCGGTTTGAGCTTTCGATAAGCGTGCTCAACGCGCTCGGCCTCCAGAACGAGGATGTCGAGATGGCAATCAGGTTCACGGAGGATTTCTGGAACGAGAACAAGGACTTCATCACAGAGCTGATAAACAGGTTTGGCAGGCCGGTGCTTGCAGAGGTGTGGAAGGAGCGCTTTTTCTATTTCACGCTAAAGTGGGAGTTCAACTACGTCGACGGCCTCGGCAAGGCGTCCGCGCTTTCAACCGACCAGATAGACGTCGAAAACGGCAAGCGCTACGGAATAGAGTACGTCGACGAGGACGGCACGAAAAAGAACCCGATAATACTGCACAACTCGCCTTCGGGCGCGGTCGAGCGCGTGATGTACGCGCTTATGGAAAAGGCGGCCAAGGTTTCAAAGACGGGCGGCATACCGTCATTTCCGCTGTGGCTTGCGCACACACAGGTGCGCATCATTTCAGTGGCAAAGGAGCACCTGCAATTCTGCGACAACCTTCTTGCGCAGCTGTCTGCAAACCAGATTCGCGCCGACGTTGACGACAGGGACGAGTCTGTGGGGAAAAAGATCCGCGAGTCTGAAACAGAGTGGATACGCTACACCATTGTCATCGGCGACAAGGAAGTAGCCTCTGGCAAGCTGGTTGTGCGCGACAGAAATGAGGGCAAGCAGCGTGAAATGACCGTGCAGGAACTGATAGACGAGGTAAAGGCGCAGACAAAGGACAAGCCCTATCTGCCGCTGAACCTGCCCAGGTACGTTTCGGTCAGGCCGCAGATAATGGCCTAG
- a CDS encoding arginase family protein, whose translation MDKGFFDLFVVPEKTKAGYSFADTPVRISFQEAKVAVYGVPLDATTSFGRGTARGPEAIRLTSARQIETFVLDEKADVYELSSIFDLGDLKMPPKNKGAKTMFAYLDRTIPQVVSTLRENGKIPVMLGGEHTLSYYQLKVLAGEEPFVIHFDAHRDMKAEYEGMKMCHTTPFYHLLEYIPGKDLVQIGIRQTDREENDTAIKNGVTTFDAWQVHDDLDKVADFLAKKTAGRNIYISFDIDAYDLPYVPCTGTPEPYGLDPFQVLRLIKAVHPSARLIGMDMVEVGLKNDDYREGALATQTLLRILARKYAR comes from the coding sequence TTGGATAAAGGCTTTTTCGACCTGTTCGTTGTGCCGGAAAAGACGAAGGCAGGCTATAGTTTTGCCGATACGCCGGTCAGGATCTCATTTCAGGAAGCAAAAGTTGCAGTTTACGGCGTTCCTCTTGACGCGACTACGTCGTTTGGCAGGGGCACAGCAAGGGGCCCGGAAGCAATCAGGCTCACGTCTGCCCGGCAGATAGAAACGTTTGTGTTGGACGAAAAGGCCGACGTTTACGAGTTGAGCTCTATATTTGACCTTGGCGATCTGAAAATGCCACCAAAGAACAAGGGCGCAAAAACTATGTTTGCGTACCTTGATAGGACGATTCCGCAGGTTGTATCGACTCTGCGGGAAAATGGCAAGATCCCAGTTATGCTTGGAGGCGAGCACACGCTCTCATACTATCAATTAAAGGTGCTTGCAGGCGAAGAGCCGTTTGTCATACACTTTGACGCACACCGCGACATGAAGGCCGAGTACGAAGGTATGAAAATGTGCCATACGACGCCCTTTTACCATTTGCTAGAATACATACCGGGCAAGGATCTCGTGCAGATAGGCATCCGCCAGACAGATAGAGAGGAAAACGATACTGCTATCAAGAATGGCGTGACAACGTTTGATGCATGGCAGGTGCATGACGACCTTGACAAAGTCGCGGATTTCCTTGCCAAAAAGACGGCAGGCAGGAACATCTACATCTCGTTTGACATTGACGCCTATGATCTTCCGTACGTGCCCTGTACAGGAACACCCGAGCCGTACGGCCTCGACCCGTTCCAAGTGTTGCGCTTGATTAAGGCAGTACATCCATCGGCCAGGCTGATAGGTATGGACATGGTCGAAGTCGGCCTGAAGAATGATGACTACCGGGAAGGCGCGCTTGCCACCCAAACGCTTTTGCGGATACTAGCGCGCAAGTATGCACGCTAG
- a CDS encoding DNA-directed DNA polymerase I: MAQQEVFTQERRKRFDDLPEMPEDRPALLLSAVYSGEERKVYLKFYDPRDNVIYHWRDRTGHVPYAYSKIQYADTVDQIVAKETKYKVERMKKKDVIADQEIDVLKITAPDPLSIGGTDNSLREKVRCWEADIKYHENYLYDRGLIPGTYYVRHGDKIEQHMYKISDKVEFELKNLLWDKIKEEGEGGKEYRQYVTTWANLLNQPIPELKRVAVDIEVESEEGRMPTPRDHDRRVTAVGFAGSDGLRKVLVLGENMVDNGKPLVKEAEVCKNEKELLEKAFAIINSYPIILTFNGDDFDLPYLYARSQDARISSDGKAIPRDAVPIIIKKESFIKHGMQAEPVGIRHGIHIDLFRTFQNRSIQIYAFSRKYTEFTLNAICEALLEDSKLEFEGDISDLPMQTLAEYCMKDAELTFRLTSFGDNLLMKLLVVIARIGRLSVDDIARFGVNQWIRGILYYEHRQRNELIPRTDELHEKGTASTAAVIKEKKYRGGEVVEPTPGIHFNVVVLDFASLYPSIIKVHNLSYETINCVHPRCRETGKIEGTTHWVCQQRKGLSSLLIGSLRDLRVNYYKFLSKDKTLPAQERQLYNVVSQAIKVILNASYGVMGAEIFPLYCLPVADATAAIGRNTINATIDKCKELGIEVVYGDTDSLFLKEPSQESINKVVGWAKDQLGVDLEIDKQYRYVVFSDLKKNYLGVLPDGTVDVKGLTGKKSHTPPFIRNAFYEILNILGRVGSQKDFESAKESIKNIIQRDAKNLEAHKIPTPDLSFNVMINKSLASYGKKVNSVKTMDGKASQIETYKGLPQHIKAAKLLADRGKEIKAGDIISYVKTKNGDGVKPVELAKPEEIDTEKYLEAMESTFDQVLGALSFDFKSVLGKPRQQSLDELFWSKPSV, translated from the coding sequence TTGGCGCAGCAAGAAGTTTTTACACAGGAAAGGAGAAAGCGCTTTGACGATCTCCCCGAGATGCCGGAGGACAGGCCGGCCCTTTTGCTTTCTGCAGTTTACTCTGGCGAGGAAAGAAAGGTATACCTAAAGTTCTATGACCCACGTGACAACGTCATCTACCACTGGCGCGACAGGACAGGCCATGTGCCGTATGCCTATAGCAAGATCCAGTACGCCGACACGGTTGACCAGATAGTAGCAAAGGAGACAAAGTACAAGGTCGAGCGCATGAAGAAAAAGGACGTAATCGCCGACCAAGAAATTGACGTGCTAAAAATAACTGCGCCGGACCCGCTTTCAATAGGCGGCACCGACAACAGCCTGCGCGAAAAGGTGCGCTGCTGGGAGGCCGACATCAAGTATCATGAAAACTACCTTTACGACAGGGGCCTGATACCGGGCACCTATTACGTCAGGCACGGCGACAAGATAGAACAGCACATGTACAAGATCTCTGACAAGGTCGAGTTTGAGCTCAAAAACCTGTTGTGGGACAAGATAAAGGAGGAAGGAGAGGGCGGCAAGGAATACAGGCAGTACGTGACTACGTGGGCCAACCTGCTCAACCAGCCCATACCTGAGCTCAAGAGGGTTGCAGTAGACATTGAAGTTGAGTCAGAAGAAGGCAGGATGCCTACGCCCCGCGACCACGACAGGCGCGTCACCGCAGTGGGCTTTGCGGGAAGCGACGGTCTGCGCAAGGTCTTGGTGCTTGGCGAGAACATGGTCGACAACGGCAAGCCCCTCGTCAAGGAAGCCGAGGTGTGCAAGAATGAAAAAGAGCTCTTGGAAAAAGCCTTTGCGATAATCAACTCTTATCCCATAATCCTGACGTTCAACGGCGACGACTTTGACCTTCCGTACCTTTATGCGCGCTCGCAGGACGCGCGCATCAGTAGCGACGGCAAGGCAATCCCAAGGGACGCCGTTCCGATAATAATCAAGAAAGAGTCGTTCATCAAGCACGGAATGCAGGCCGAGCCGGTGGGGATACGCCACGGCATCCACATCGACCTTTTCCGCACGTTCCAGAACCGCTCTATACAGATCTACGCGTTTAGCCGGAAATACACGGAATTCACGCTCAATGCCATCTGCGAGGCGCTTTTAGAAGACAGCAAGCTGGAATTTGAAGGCGACATAAGCGACCTTCCGATGCAGACGCTTGCGGAATACTGCATGAAAGACGCCGAGCTGACGTTCCGCCTAACCAGCTTTGGCGACAACCTGCTCATGAAGCTGTTGGTCGTCATTGCGAGAATAGGGCGCCTGTCAGTCGACGACATTGCCCGCTTTGGAGTCAACCAGTGGATCAGGGGCATACTGTACTACGAGCACAGGCAGAGAAACGAGTTGATACCCCGGACAGACGAGCTGCATGAGAAAGGCACTGCGTCCACCGCTGCCGTCATCAAGGAGAAAAAGTATCGCGGCGGGGAGGTAGTCGAGCCGACTCCGGGCATCCACTTTAATGTCGTCGTCCTTGACTTTGCGTCGCTATACCCAAGCATCATCAAGGTGCACAACCTCTCGTACGAGACGATAAACTGCGTGCACCCGCGGTGCAGAGAAACAGGCAAGATAGAGGGCACAACCCACTGGGTCTGCCAGCAGAGAAAAGGGCTTTCGTCGCTTCTTATCGGCTCGCTCCGTGACCTGCGGGTCAACTATTACAAGTTCCTCTCAAAGGACAAGACGCTCCCTGCACAAGAGCGCCAGCTCTACAACGTGGTAAGCCAGGCTATCAAGGTCATTTTGAACGCAAGCTATGGAGTCATGGGCGCCGAGATATTTCCATTGTATTGCCTGCCTGTCGCCGACGCGACTGCCGCAATCGGCAGGAACACCATCAATGCTACTATAGACAAGTGCAAGGAGCTTGGCATCGAAGTAGTGTACGGCGACACCGACTCGCTCTTTCTCAAAGAGCCTTCGCAAGAGTCAATAAATAAGGTAGTCGGGTGGGCTAAGGACCAGCTTGGAGTCGACCTGGAAATAGACAAGCAGTATCGCTACGTCGTTTTCAGCGACCTGAAAAAGAACTACCTCGGCGTCTTGCCGGACGGCACGGTAGACGTCAAAGGATTGACAGGCAAAAAGTCGCACACGCCTCCCTTCATACGCAACGCATTCTACGAGATCCTCAACATACTTGGCAGGGTCGGCTCCCAGAAGGACTTTGAAAGCGCAAAGGAGAGCATCAAGAACATCATCCAGCGCGACGCCAAGAACCTGGAGGCGCACAAGATCCCGACGCCGGACCTTAGCTTCAACGTCATGATAAACAAGTCGCTTGCAAGCTATGGCAAAAAAGTAAACTCTGTCAAGACGATGGACGGCAAAGCCTCTCAGATAGAGACCTACAAGGGCCTGCCGCAGCACATCAAGGCGGCAAAACTGCTTGCAGACAGGGGCAAGGAGATCAAGGCCGGCGACATCATCTCGTACGTCAAGACAAAGAACGGCGACGGGGTCAAGCCGGTAGAGCTTGCCAAGCCCGAAGAGATTGACACAGAGAAATACCTGGAGGCTATGGAGTCAACGTTCGATCAGGTGCTTGGAGCGCTCAGCTTTGACTTCAAGTCGGTGTTGGGCAAGCCCCGCCAGCAGAGCCTTGACGAGCTCTTTTGGAGCAAGCCTTCAGTATAG
- a CDS encoding NAD(P)/FAD-dependent oxidoreductase: MHYSVAVIGGGILGTSIAYFLSGQARDPGSVALVEQELDIARHTSSRNTGKVHAPFLYDPAKKKLFAKAASLGFEMWEKFAQARGLPFKRDGVLEVATDERGMDRLHKYMSWGEANGLAKDDLMLLDKAAVKKMEPSVQCEAAIYCGKDGSVDYGSFSRALLQDLRSFGCAVLLGHCVTRIENNSKAGAYVISTRQGRKIEAEFIVNAAGGNAVDIAHSMSIAREYTDLHFRGEYWQAPEQYRDLTRLSVYSVPRHSEYPFLDPHWIVRADGRREVGPNAVPVFGPYAYSLGRNIADMLPKIIESSATGARKVFFDRQFLSLASTELKSSLSKTAMINRVREFLPALKPSAFTERGTAGIRSSVIDSEGKFVPDTLILKRDSSVHVLNYNSPGATGALPMAAKVAMQVIEAGVLATTSTGKALTMWDPAEIALRMS, from the coding sequence TTGCACTACTCTGTCGCCGTGATAGGAGGCGGAATCCTCGGCACCTCGATTGCGTATTTCCTCTCCGGGCAGGCAAGGGACCCGGGCTCTGTAGCTCTGGTAGAACAAGAGCTTGACATAGCCCGGCATACTAGCAGCCGAAACACCGGCAAGGTGCACGCGCCCTTTCTCTACGACCCTGCAAAGAAAAAGCTGTTTGCCAAGGCCGCGTCGCTTGGCTTTGAAATGTGGGAAAAGTTCGCGCAGGCCCGGGGCCTTCCGTTCAAGCGCGACGGCGTACTTGAAGTGGCGACCGACGAGCGAGGCATGGACCGCCTGCACAAGTACATGTCATGGGGCGAGGCAAACGGCCTTGCCAAGGACGACTTGATGCTTCTGGACAAGGCCGCTGTCAAAAAGATGGAGCCAAGTGTGCAGTGCGAGGCGGCCATATACTGCGGCAAGGACGGCTCTGTTGACTATGGCTCGTTCTCACGCGCCCTCTTGCAGGACCTCCGGTCGTTTGGATGCGCAGTGCTCCTTGGCCACTGCGTCACGCGGATAGAAAATAACAGCAAGGCCGGCGCATACGTCATATCGACCCGGCAGGGCCGCAAGATTGAAGCAGAGTTTATCGTAAACGCCGCAGGTGGGAACGCGGTGGATATTGCGCACTCGATGAGCATCGCCCGGGAATACACCGACCTGCACTTCCGGGGCGAGTACTGGCAGGCGCCAGAACAGTACCGTGATTTGACTAGGCTGTCCGTGTATTCTGTTCCGCGGCATTCAGAGTATCCGTTCCTTGACCCGCACTGGATAGTGAGGGCGGATGGCAGGCGCGAGGTGGGGCCAAACGCCGTGCCCGTCTTTGGGCCGTACGCCTATTCTCTTGGCAGAAACATTGCAGACATGCTCCCCAAGATAATCGAGTCGTCGGCGACAGGCGCCCGCAAGGTGTTCTTTGACAGGCAGTTCCTGTCGCTTGCAAGCACAGAGCTGAAAAGCTCACTTTCAAAAACTGCGATGATAAACAGGGTCAGGGAATTTCTGCCCGCACTAAAGCCTTCTGCCTTTACCGAGCGGGGAACGGCAGGCATACGCTCGTCTGTCATTGACAGCGAAGGCAAGTTCGTCCCTGACACGCTCATCCTAAAACGCGATTCGTCTGTGCACGTGCTGAACTACAATTCGCCGGGCGCAACTGGCGCGCTCCCGATGGCCGCAAAGGTGGCTATGCAGGTGATAGAGGCAGGCGTGCTTGCAACAACCTCAACAGGCAAAGCCCTGACAATGTGGGACCCTGCGGAAATAGCACTTAGGATGTCCTGA
- a CDS encoding type II toxin-antitoxin system VapC family toxin, translating to MTKKDSFLFDTSSLLYILKAKQYQRLSKKCHILDLTFYEYGNAVLNILGKRNVKDSSPRPSAEEGTKLLLHAYEKIAEQITILTYQCNPALLLDIFELAKKENLTFYDASYLHYCLIHNLSFVTEDKQLAAAAIRNSIDAMDADRWTTTSS from the coding sequence ATGACAAAGAAAGATAGCTTTCTGTTCGATACTAGTTCGTTATTGTACATTTTAAAGGCCAAGCAATACCAGAGACTAAGCAAAAAATGCCACATATTGGACCTTACATTCTACGAATACGGTAATGCAGTTTTGAATATTCTTGGAAAGAGAAATGTAAAGGATTCTTCTCCTCGACCATCAGCAGAAGAGGGTACAAAGCTCTTATTACACGCATATGAAAAGATTGCAGAGCAAATAACCATTCTAACTTATCAGTGCAATCCAGCGTTACTACTAGACATATTTGAACTCGCAAAGAAAGAAAACCTAACCTTCTATGACGCAAGCTACCTTCACTACTGTCTGATTCATAACCTTTCTTTTGTAACAGAAGATAAGCAGCTGGCAGCCGCTGCTATCAGGAATTCCATTGATGCAATGGATGCAGATAGATGGACAACAACATCTAGCTAA
- a CDS encoding type II toxin-antitoxin system CcdA family antitoxin, giving the protein MATETVSFRLSKELKDLAKKYGLNVSKIAKEKVEEELEKLQKEERKKMLEKAADVLEDVTKQDIVTAVRKSREAR; this is encoded by the coding sequence TTGGCCACAGAGACGGTAAGCTTTAGGCTAAGCAAGGAGCTAAAAGATTTAGCAAAAAAGTACGGATTGAACGTTTCAAAGATTGCAAAGGAAAAGGTCGAAGAAGAACTGGAAAAGTTACAAAAAGAAGAGCGCAAGAAGATGCTTGAGAAGGCTGCAGATGTCCTAGAAGATGTAACCAAACAAGATATTGTAACGGCAGTTCGAAAAAGCAGAGAAGCAAGATAA
- a CDS encoding DNA double-strand break repair nuclease NurA, whose product MSAGVDSSWNKRALQGFDLYAIAAVAVTSTNEIIAKEWDNDIGGSIRAEQLESRAMEMESLVAQKAHASGMVKIVCVDGSLISRLLKSTPSVAVETVRKYGDAIFISKTSESRSQFGALGSRAGDIYYYRQATMQAGFSVPAQVQSRGGSVYEIYMRLRAGMPVLRVELIKGSSSSFASASEQEIRNMMDLLRYHSVSGYPYCLKLAHKNCKISNDDIDRLASIYGLQNEPGARDALNE is encoded by the coding sequence ATGTCCGCAGGAGTAGATTCTAGCTGGAATAAGCGGGCACTACAGGGCTTTGACCTGTATGCGATAGCGGCAGTGGCAGTCACGAGCACAAACGAGATCATCGCAAAAGAGTGGGACAACGACATAGGTGGTTCCATCCGCGCCGAGCAGCTAGAATCAAGGGCGATGGAAATGGAGTCTTTAGTGGCACAAAAGGCTCACGCAAGCGGAATGGTGAAAATCGTGTGCGTAGATGGCTCGCTGATTTCGAGATTGCTAAAGAGCACGCCTAGTGTGGCAGTAGAGACTGTCAGAAAATATGGTGACGCCATATTCATCTCCAAGACATCTGAAAGCAGGTCGCAATTTGGCGCTCTGGGCTCAAGGGCAGGCGACATCTACTACTACCGGCAAGCGACCATGCAAGCAGGGTTTAGTGTGCCTGCGCAGGTTCAATCCAGAGGTGGATCTGTGTACGAAATCTACATGCGCCTTCGAGCTGGTATGCCTGTCCTTCGCGTAGAGCTAATAAAGGGATCCTCGTCTTCGTTTGCCAGTGCATCGGAGCAGGAAATAAGGAACATGATGGATCTGTTACGGTACCATTCTGTCTCTGGATATCCATACTGCTTGAAACTAGCGCACAAAAACTGCAAGATAAGCAATGATGATATAGACAGACTCGCAAGCATATACGGCTTGCAAAATGAACCCGGGGCGAGGGATGCGTTAAATGAATGA